The Manis pentadactyla isolate mManPen7 chromosome 12, mManPen7.hap1, whole genome shotgun sequence genome contains the following window.
CTCCTGAGCTGAGGAGTTAGGTCTTTCTTGGTCAGGGGTTTATAAGGCCTGGGCCCAGGTGTCTTCACACTGTCATGACCCACGTATTTCCTTTCCATCCCTAGGAAAGAATGGGAGGAACAAAGCCCAATGGCCAAGATTCAAATCATGGCATCGCACAGACATGAGGGCTCACAGTGTGACCTCAGATAAGTGTCCAATGTCTCCAAAGCCCTGTTTCCACTTGGTAAACATCACCTGTCCCTGAATGGCTGTGAAGCTTAGATGATTTTCATCCATATCTGGAATATGGTAGGCACCTACTGATGATGGATGTTAGAATACATCAAACTCCTCCACATCCTTCAAAACCCAATTTCAATGTCTCCTCTTCCAAGAAGCCCACCTGACTCTGCCCACTGAAAGCTCTGGCTCTGCTTCTGGTCTCCCCCAACCCTGGAACCCTCCTCTGGTCCCATCCAGCCCCCAGGGGCTGAGGAGTTGGAGGTCTATCTGGAGAGCAGTGCTCAGGTCTCCTTCCTGTGGCGTGAACAGACAGCAGGTTAGAGAAACGTGTTTGCGATGCTGACAGCTCTGGATGCCACAGAGAGATTTATTGGCAAGCAGCTAGAGGGAGGGGCACCAGGGCTGGGACCAGGCAGGCAGCTGTACTTCCAGCAGAAGCAGGGAAGAGCCCAGGTTTGGCAGAAACTGGAGCTGTGTGGGGACCCAGGCCCGGCAGGGCAGACACGGAGTTCTAGGCCACAGGAAGCTCCCTCTTGGCCAGCCGCaggagaggggtgtgggtgtgggcgtccctttctctgcctggcctggcaTGACCAGGAGAGTAGAAACTGGGGCGCTGGAAAGAGGCTCACCCTGCACAGAGCCACAGGGTCACAGCCCCCAGGGACTCGGGGAAGTAGGTGGCCTGGAAGGACCTCAGACAGTTccgaaagggagggaggaggcgcTGTTCGCCCACCCCCATTTCTGCGAGCCCCCAGCCAAAGCCAGGCCCAGCAGGGGTTGCCCACACCCCACCTCACTGCGTGGGAAGCCAGGCTCAGCCCAGAGGTGTCATGGCATGGTGTCTGCAGCCATGGCAGCAGCCTGTCTGGGGTGGCGGATGCCCATGGTGAATGCTGGGGCTCTGGCTTTCGTCACCGTGACCTGCTCAGGGCTGTGGCTGCCAGGCCCGGGTGTCTccgctgggggtgggtgggcgcGGGGCCGCCCCAGCATGGTGAAGGCTGGCTGGCGCTGCCGGTAGGCACTGGGGTCCGGACTACCATACTGGCCCGGCCCTGGTATCTCAGCAGGGTCCTGTGGGGGGCGGGCAGGGGGCTTGCGGCCCACCACGGTGTAGCTGGGGCTGCTGGGCTTGATGAAGATCTGGGAGCCCCAGAGGGATGGCAGAGTGTAGGTGTTAGGGGCAGGGGCTGAGGTGTCCAGGGACTGAGGGCGCAAGCGGGAGCCCAGGGTAAAAGCTGGGGGTGTCCGCTGGtgcacaggagccaccttctctgGGCTGTAGGTGCCAGGGCCTGGTGTCACCTCCTGACCTGTGAGAATGGGGGAGGAGGGTTGACAGTGGACAGAGCCCTCACCGGTCGGGGCCTTGTGTGGCTGCCCCCTTCCCAGCCTTGCCCCATAGCGGGCTCTCTTTCAAGCCTCCAGGCCTTTGCCCGAGTTCAACCCTCTGCCAGGCATGCCTTCTGTTTCTACCTCGATGATGGGGGGTGCTGTTTGTCACCCTACAGGGCAACCCTAAaggcccctcctctctgctgccttCCCCACACCCTCCCCCGGGGCAGAGCCCTCACGGCCCCACTGGATGCTAGTGGCTGGGTCGTCCCCTGTCCCCAGACATGGCCACACTGAGGCGGGATGGTCCCCATCTGGCTGAGGTCTCGAAGAAGCAAGGACATGCCGTATCTGCTTCTGCTCCCCAGAAGTTGACTTGATCCATGTTTGAGTGGGTGGGTGAGGAGtgaatgagtagatgaatggacacgTGGGTGTGTAGATAGGTGGACTGATAAAATGGATTACCGGTGGCTAGATCATGGATGAGAGGATGTATGAATCAATGAATCAATTGGCAAATTGTATGATGAACAGGTGGGTGTCTGGGTAGGTTGGTGGGTGGAtaaatgggtgaatggatggatggtaaGTTGATGGATCAGTCGGTGGAGCAGCGGATGGGTGGTAGGTCAAAAGATGAAGGGGCAGGGGTATGGGAGACTGGATCCAGGTAATTAAATGAGGCAGGCTGGGAGAAAATGAGCTGCTTGGAGCCCGTGGAGGGGATTGGCACATATGCCACAGTCCCCGCGCCGCGCGCTGTCTCGTGGTACCACGTGTGACGTCACCACCCCCGGCCCACGTCACACAGGTTCTCTCGGTCCCCAGCCCCTCTTCTGAGTCCCTAGGATTTTGTCATTCCTAAGACACTGAAGAACTCGGGGATGCGAGGGAAGGAGAGCCGCTGCAGGACACTGTCAGATACTCACCCCGAGACTTGCCCCGGCCCTGCATGGAGTAGGCGGGGCTGCAGCTCCGGCCAAACCGGGTGACGTTTGGGTCCAGGAAGTAGACTGGCCCGGGGCTGGCGTCCCGTGGAGATGCTGGGGAGAGGAGCCCGGGGTCCTGAGGGCGCCTCCGACGACCCCACTGCCCCTGCTCAGTGCCCCCGGCCAATGCCGAGGCACTGCCGGCCTCCAAGCCCCCCAGCCCCATCTCAGAGAGCAGAGACCTCAGACCACTGAGGTGTGGTTGCCCTGACCTGAAGGCCCCGGGTCTCTGCTTCAACTTTGCCTAGAGTGTTTCTGTGTCCTGGTGTTCAAAGCTGTCCCACCCCTCAATCTCTCCTCTGCCACTGGGGGGGGTCAGCTTAAAGAGGTTCAGCACTGCACGTAAAGTAAGAGTAGCGAGGCTGGGTAAGAGGCCTGAGTGCTTCAGGGCCCCATGGGTGGGTGGCGTCCCTGACAAGCTGGTTAGCCTGcgtgagcttccttttcctcatgggtgggatgggagggctgGAAGGTGAGGCGACCCACAGAAGGGGCGTCCAGAGCCTGGCACCTCATCATCAGGAACCATCACAATGGTTGCCATTAGCACCACTCCTAAGCCATATGAGCACCTGCGCAGAGTGGACTTGGGCTGGCAATATGTGTGCATGCACGCCCATAGTGGCACCATGCACACACATGAAGCACATTCGTGACCAGCGAGCACGTCCCCACTCATGCCGTTTCCCACCTCCCGGCCTTTGCCTGTGCTGCAGGCTGTATCCGGAGTGCCCTTCTCCTGGGG
Protein-coding sequences here:
- the CIMAP1D gene encoding outer dense fiber protein 3-like protein 2, giving the protein MRTLHLNPAPQLATAPPGPRAPRCHAPDTSLRKSCGMATPENGLGPGLYVLPSTVGYINHDCTRVASPAYSLFWRPSKASPRDASPGPVYFLDPNVTRFGRSCSPAYSMQGRGKSRGQEVTPGPGTYSPEKVAPVHQRTPPAFTLGSRLRPQSLDTSAPAPNTYTLPSLWGSQIFIKPSSPSYTVVGRKPPARPPQDPAEIPGPGQYGSPDPSAYRQRQPAFTMLGRPRAHPPPAETPGPGSHSPEQVTVTKARAPAFTMGIRHPRQAAAMAADTMP